Proteins encoded within one genomic window of Odocoileus virginianus isolate 20LAN1187 ecotype Illinois chromosome 2, Ovbor_1.2, whole genome shotgun sequence:
- the LCN9 gene encoding epididymal-specific lipocalin-9, giving the protein MALLLLSLGLGLVCAQDFNTQRIVQTNYDISKVSGTWYSISMAADNRKRIEEGGDLRIFIKSIQVVEDGGLKLSFHFMLHAECTDVAVVCSKTGKSGEYTINYLGENSLRILEADYQRYVILHMRNFRNGTATQVLALYGRFPELKYSFLDRFNKACKSHGLGPEKIIPFSNQNPCYTR; this is encoded by the exons AtggcgctgctgctgctgagcctggggctgggcctggTCTGCGCCCAGGATTTCAACACCCAGCGCATCGTGCAGACGAACTATGACATTTCCAAG GTCTCTGGGACCTGGTACTCCATTTCCATGGCCGCAGACAACAGGAAGCGGATAGAGGAAGGCGGAGACCTGAGGATCTTCATAAAGAGCATTCAGGTCGTAGAGGATGGTGGGCTCAAGCTCAGTTTCCACTTTAT GTTGCATGCAGAGTGCACGGACGTGGCCGTGGTCTGCAGCAAAACAGGCAAGAGCGGGGAATACACCATCAACT ACCTGGGAGAGAACAGCCTGCGGATCCTGGAGGCCGACTACCAGCGTTACGTCATCTTGCACATGCGGAACTTCAGGAATGGGACGGCCACGCAAGTGCTGGCGCTCTACG GACGGTTCCCAGAGCTGAAATACAGCTTCCTGGACAGATTCAACAAAGCCTGCAAATCACATGGACTTGGCCCAGAAAAGATCATCCCCTTCAGCAACCAGA ATCCCTGTTACACGAGGTAG